In the Arachis ipaensis cultivar K30076 chromosome B10, Araip1.1, whole genome shotgun sequence genome, one interval contains:
- the LOC107620713 gene encoding uncharacterized protein LOC107620713, protein MVYGKACHLPVELEHKAFWATKLLNLNAQAAGEKRLLQLNELEEFRLEAYENPRIYKERAKRWHEKKISPRTFEPGQKVLLLNSRLKIFPGKLRSRWTGPYTITKVSPHGYVELLDETSKETFTVNGHRVKLYLGGPWSKEESVHLLT, encoded by the coding sequence ATGGTGTATGGAAAAGCATGCCATCtgcctgtagagcttgaacacaaagctttttgggccactaaactgtTGAATTTAAATGctcaagcagcaggagaaaaGAGGTTACTACAACTCAATGAATTGGAGGAATTCAGACTGGAGGCATATGAGAAtcccagaatatacaaggaaagagcaaaaaggtggcatgaaaAGAAGATCTCTCCAAGAACATTCGAACCGGGCCAAAAGGTGTTGTTATTGAACTCAAGACTGAAGatcttccctgggaaactgagaTCTAGATGGACTGGTCCATACACCATCACCAAAGTATCCCCTCATGGTTATGTGGAATTACTTGATGAAACCTCAAAAGAGACTTTCACAGTCAATGGGCATAGGGTGAAACTTTATCTTGGTGGCCCTTGGAGCAAGGAGGAAAGTGTACACTTGTTAACATAA